From Ramlibacter tataouinensis, the proteins below share one genomic window:
- a CDS encoding TRAP transporter large permease: MTPITLTALIFGSMLVLMAIRVPIAVSMFSAGTIGYIAQTGWLPFANFLNTQAFARFASYDLSVIPLFILMGHFATKGGISKSLFEFAAAVMGRFKGGLSMASLLACAAFGAISGSSVATAATITSVALPEMRRHGYSGRLATGTLAAGGTLGIQLPPSIVLVIYAILTEQNISKLFAAAVLPGIIAMVGYMVAVAIYVRLAPGHAPAVAEAPPPMTWHAIAGVLPILLIFLLVFGGIYGGFFTPTEGAAVGAATTFLTALLKREMTMEKLRECFYGTAVSAAMIFLIFLGADLMNSALALTQVPNQLAAVVGGWGISPVLVVVAILLFYVLLGAVMDELSMLLLTIPIFFPIIIGLDFGMPKESVAIWFGIMVLMTVGFGLIAPPVGLNVYIVNGLSKDVSMGETYRGVMPFLVSDVLRTMLFLFFPIIPLWLVGFIK; encoded by the coding sequence ATGACCCCGATCACCCTCACTGCGTTGATCTTCGGGTCCATGCTGGTCCTGATGGCGATCCGGGTGCCGATTGCCGTCAGCATGTTCAGCGCCGGCACGATCGGCTACATCGCCCAGACCGGCTGGCTGCCCTTCGCCAACTTCCTCAACACCCAGGCATTCGCCCGCTTTGCCAGCTACGACTTGTCGGTGATCCCGCTGTTCATCCTGATGGGGCACTTCGCGACCAAGGGCGGCATCAGCAAGTCGCTGTTCGAATTCGCCGCCGCCGTCATGGGCCGCTTCAAGGGCGGGCTGTCCATGGCTTCGCTGCTGGCCTGTGCCGCCTTCGGTGCCATCAGCGGCTCCTCGGTCGCCACCGCCGCCACCATCACCAGCGTGGCATTGCCCGAGATGCGACGGCATGGCTATTCGGGCCGGCTGGCGACGGGAACGCTGGCCGCCGGCGGCACGCTGGGCATCCAGCTGCCGCCGTCCATCGTCCTGGTGATCTACGCGATCCTCACCGAGCAGAACATCAGCAAGCTGTTTGCCGCGGCGGTGTTGCCCGGCATCATCGCGATGGTCGGCTACATGGTCGCCGTGGCGATCTACGTGCGGCTGGCCCCGGGACATGCGCCGGCAGTAGCGGAAGCGCCGCCCCCCATGACCTGGCATGCAATCGCCGGGGTGCTGCCCATCCTGCTCATCTTCCTGCTGGTGTTCGGCGGCATCTATGGCGGTTTCTTCACGCCGACCGAGGGTGCGGCGGTGGGCGCAGCCACGACCTTCCTCACCGCGCTGCTCAAGCGCGAGATGACCATGGAAAAGCTGCGCGAGTGCTTCTACGGCACGGCGGTGAGCGCAGCCATGATCTTCCTGATCTTCCTCGGCGCCGATCTCATGAACTCGGCGCTGGCGCTGACCCAGGTGCCGAACCAGCTCGCCGCCGTGGTGGGCGGCTGGGGCATCTCGCCGGTGCTGGTGGTGGTGGCGATCCTGCTGTTCTACGTGCTGCTCGGGGCCGTGATGGACGAACTGTCCATGCTGCTGCTGACGATTCCGATCTTCTTTCCCATCATCATTGGCCTGGATTTCGGCATGCCCAAGGAGTCGGTGGCGATCTGGTTCGGGATCATGGTGCTCATGACCGTCGGTTTCGGGCTGATCGCCCCGCCGGTCGGGCTGAACGTCTACATCGTCAACGGGCTGTCCAAGGATGTTTCCATGGGCGAGACCTACCGGGGGGTGATGCCCTTCCTGGTCAGTGACGTGCTGCGCACCATGCTGTTCCTCTTCTTCCCGATCATCCCCTTGTGGCTGGTCGGCTTCATCAAATAG
- a CDS encoding antibiotic biosynthesis monooxygenase family protein, with the protein MILEIADIRILAGQQAAFEEAIERGLKTVATQAQGMRGYKVNRCVESPERYVLQIFWDTLEDHTVAFRQGPLFPQWRAIVGPFFANPPHVEHFTLVTKSPEA; encoded by the coding sequence ATGATTCTGGAGATCGCCGATATCCGCATTCTTGCCGGACAGCAGGCCGCTTTCGAGGAAGCCATCGAACGGGGCCTGAAGACCGTGGCCACGCAAGCCCAGGGCATGCGCGGCTACAAGGTCAACCGATGCGTCGAATCGCCCGAGCGCTACGTGCTGCAGATCTTCTGGGACACGCTGGAAGACCACACGGTCGCCTTTCGCCAGGGTCCCCTGTTTCCCCAATGGCGGGCCATCGTCGGACCGTTCTTCGCGAATCCGCCCCACGTCGAGCACTTCACGCTGGTCACCAAGAGCCCCGAAGCCTAG
- a CDS encoding serine/threonine-protein kinase — translation MSLKKLGRYELVRVLGKGAMGVVYEGRDPNLDRRVAIKTVKVDGLSEEAAAEYEARFRTEARSAARLQHPNIVSVYDSDRDADIAFLVMEYIQGDDLKHHLDQGVRYSLEQALKMVRDLLSALDYAHRQGIVHRDIKPANLLLEGGGRVKLTDFGVARIQDSGEATRTQGSMIGTLKYMAPEQVQGQKIDSRADLFSVGVVLYQLLTDKRPFDGDNDFSIIHQIIGHNPPPPSTINPRLPAAIDAVVSRALAKDREQRFATARDFASALQSAIRRAEDATVVPPADPFKKADAGGTGSKSQSIAVATTPSVVTQEVELVYWKDIKDSTDPEEFEAFLEKFPAGIYADLARRRLRKLNGGNTSTDQTVLTGTTAAQGGTNGAQDLEATLLLSTGTAAQSSAPDPTAAPASHPEPEASGTPVMLAEPAREASSLATEEQKEPIQDQQEPRRGPASKPAPLATAKKRPIAVLAGAGALLVAGLVLFMTTGKGPDSQAQAGAPAAAPVAVTEPPSASPAAAAASDLKPVIAAPAASAAQAKASTPVRAVVAAKAKGASAVAPVVEAPRPSPAPAAAHPETRVAAAPAPAPAGPNPVDACKDKMFLTREFCLAEACEKPAARSHPMCVSWREDKRLREESKVRQSPQ, via the coding sequence GTGAGCCTGAAGAAGCTTGGCCGCTATGAGCTCGTTCGCGTCCTCGGCAAGGGCGCGATGGGCGTCGTCTACGAAGGACGGGACCCCAACCTCGACCGGCGCGTGGCCATCAAGACCGTCAAGGTCGACGGCCTGTCCGAAGAGGCCGCCGCCGAGTACGAGGCGCGCTTTCGCACCGAGGCGCGTTCCGCTGCCCGCCTGCAGCACCCCAACATCGTCAGCGTCTACGACTCGGACCGCGATGCCGACATCGCCTTCCTGGTCATGGAGTACATCCAGGGCGACGACCTGAAGCACCACCTGGACCAGGGCGTGCGCTACTCGCTGGAGCAGGCGCTGAAGATGGTCCGCGACCTGCTCTCGGCGCTGGACTACGCGCACAGGCAGGGCATCGTGCACCGGGACATCAAGCCCGCCAACCTGCTGCTCGAGGGCGGCGGGCGGGTGAAGCTGACCGATTTCGGCGTCGCGCGCATCCAGGATTCGGGCGAGGCCACGCGCACGCAGGGCAGCATGATCGGCACGCTGAAGTACATGGCCCCGGAGCAGGTGCAGGGCCAGAAGATCGATTCGCGCGCCGACCTGTTTTCGGTCGGCGTCGTGCTCTACCAGTTGCTCACCGACAAGCGACCTTTCGACGGCGACAACGATTTCTCCATCATCCACCAGATCATCGGGCACAACCCGCCGCCGCCGAGCACGATCAATCCGCGCCTGCCCGCGGCCATCGATGCGGTGGTCTCGCGCGCCCTGGCCAAGGACCGCGAACAGCGATTCGCCACTGCGCGTGACTTCGCGTCGGCCCTGCAGTCGGCCATCCGCCGCGCCGAGGATGCGACGGTGGTTCCCCCCGCCGATCCCTTCAAGAAGGCGGACGCCGGTGGCACCGGCTCCAAGAGCCAGTCGATCGCCGTCGCGACCACGCCTTCCGTGGTCACGCAGGAAGTGGAACTGGTCTACTGGAAGGACATCAAGGACTCCACGGACCCCGAGGAATTCGAAGCCTTCCTGGAGAAGTTTCCCGCCGGCATCTATGCGGACCTGGCGCGGCGGCGCCTGCGCAAGCTGAATGGCGGCAACACTTCGACGGACCAGACGGTCCTGACCGGGACGACGGCGGCGCAGGGCGGCACGAACGGAGCGCAGGATCTGGAAGCAACGCTGCTGCTGTCAACCGGCACGGCGGCGCAGTCCAGTGCCCCCGATCCGACGGCCGCACCTGCGAGCCATCCCGAACCCGAGGCCTCCGGCACGCCGGTGATGCTCGCGGAGCCGGCCCGCGAAGCTTCCTCGCTGGCGACGGAGGAGCAAAAGGAGCCGATCCAGGACCAGCAAGAGCCGCGAAGGGGCCCTGCCTCCAAGCCGGCGCCGCTTGCGACCGCCAAGAAGCGGCCGATCGCCGTCCTGGCGGGCGCGGGCGCGCTGCTGGTGGCGGGCCTGGTGCTGTTCATGACGACGGGCAAGGGACCGGACTCGCAGGCGCAGGCGGGGGCACCTGCCGCTGCGCCCGTGGCCGTCACGGAGCCGCCATCGGCTTCGCCGGCGGCGGCTGCCGCGAGCGACCTCAAGCCGGTGATCGCCGCGCCCGCGGCCTCCGCAGCGCAAGCCAAGGCGAGCACGCCCGTCCGGGCGGTGGTGGCGGCCAAGGCCAAGGGTGCCTCTGCCGTGGCACCGGTCGTGGAAGCCCCGCGGCCGTCCCCGGCGCCGGCAGCGGCCCACCCGGAAACGCGCGTTGCGGCAGCGCCCGCGCCGGCGCCGGCCGGCCCGAACCCGGTCGACGCCTGCAAGGACAAGATGTTCCTGACGCGCGAGTTCTGCCTGGCAGAAGCCTGCGAAAAGCCCGCCGCACGCAGCCACCCTATGTGCGTGAGCTGGCGCGAGGACAAGCGCCTGCGCGAGGAGAGCAAAGTCCGCCAGAGCCCGCAGTAG
- a CDS encoding NUDIX hydrolase, whose translation MSFRSPIKHCRNCGASVVYRVPDDGDTRERAVCPACDTIHYENPLNVVGTVPYWGDRVLLCKRNIEPRWGKWTLPAGFMELGETAAEGAARETLEEAGAQIEMEGLITVLSVPRVSQVHLYFLARLLSDRFDPGHETIEARLFTEDEIPWDELAFKTVKETLERFFEDRRKGSFGVHNVDIT comes from the coding sequence GTGTCTTTCCGCAGCCCCATCAAGCATTGCCGCAATTGCGGCGCCAGCGTCGTCTACCGGGTGCCCGATGACGGCGACACGCGCGAGCGTGCCGTCTGCCCGGCCTGCGACACCATCCACTACGAGAACCCGCTGAATGTGGTGGGCACCGTTCCCTACTGGGGCGACCGGGTGTTGCTCTGCAAGCGCAACATCGAGCCGCGCTGGGGCAAGTGGACGCTGCCGGCCGGATTCATGGAACTGGGCGAGACCGCGGCCGAGGGCGCGGCGCGCGAGACGCTGGAGGAAGCCGGCGCGCAGATCGAGATGGAAGGCTTGATCACCGTGCTGAGCGTCCCGCGCGTTAGCCAGGTCCACCTTTACTTCCTCGCCCGGTTGCTCAGCGACCGCTTCGACCCCGGACACGAGACCATCGAGGCGCGCCTGTTCACCGAAGACGAAATCCCCTGGGACGAGCTCGCGTTCAAGACGGTGAAGGAAACGCTGGAGCGCTTCTTCGAGGACCGCCGCAAGGGATCCTTCGGCGTCCACAACGTCGACATCACCTAG
- a CDS encoding TRAP transporter substrate-binding protein produces the protein MIQRRTLLKSGAAAAALGGSALSGFAQQSVTLKFHTFMPPQSQVWLTMHKAWMEKVEKDSGGRIKFEGYPAMQLGGTPVQLYDQAKDGVVDIVWTLPGNTAGRFPRVEVFELPFMMNNAEATSKAYWEYVQTVAPEEFKDTQVLALHVHGPGMFHTKDRLVKTTDDLRGLKLRGPTRQITKMLGYLGATPVGMPLPQIPDALSKGTIDGCVIPWEVVPSVKVHELTKFHSEFDPAGGALYTTTFVMAMNRNKYNSLAPDLKKVIDANSGLAASAWLGKVQQGNDAQGRKAAVDRKNTIHTISAADAQEFKRKARLVEVEWVEDMGKRGFDGRKLLDTARALIDKHGKATKA, from the coding sequence ATGATCCAACGTCGCACGCTTTTGAAATCCGGCGCCGCTGCAGCGGCGCTCGGCGGTTCCGCCTTGAGCGGCTTCGCCCAGCAGTCCGTCACGCTGAAATTCCACACCTTCATGCCGCCGCAGTCGCAGGTATGGCTGACCATGCACAAGGCGTGGATGGAGAAGGTGGAAAAGGATTCCGGCGGCCGCATCAAGTTCGAGGGCTACCCGGCCATGCAGCTGGGCGGCACCCCGGTGCAACTGTACGACCAGGCCAAGGACGGCGTGGTCGACATCGTCTGGACCCTGCCCGGCAACACCGCCGGCCGCTTCCCCCGCGTCGAGGTGTTCGAGCTGCCGTTCATGATGAACAACGCCGAGGCCACGTCCAAGGCCTATTGGGAATACGTGCAGACCGTCGCGCCTGAAGAATTCAAGGACACGCAGGTGCTCGCGCTGCACGTGCACGGCCCCGGCATGTTCCACACCAAGGACAGGCTGGTGAAGACCACCGACGATCTGCGCGGGCTGAAGCTGCGCGGCCCGACGCGCCAGATCACGAAGATGCTCGGCTACCTGGGCGCCACGCCGGTCGGCATGCCGCTGCCACAGATCCCGGATGCCCTGTCCAAGGGAACGATTGACGGCTGCGTGATCCCATGGGAAGTGGTGCCCTCGGTCAAGGTGCACGAGCTGACCAAGTTCCACAGCGAGTTCGATCCGGCGGGCGGCGCGCTCTACACCACCACCTTCGTGATGGCGATGAACCGCAACAAGTACAACTCGCTCGCCCCCGACCTGAAGAAGGTGATCGATGCCAATTCCGGCCTGGCCGCCTCGGCCTGGCTGGGCAAGGTCCAGCAAGGCAACGACGCGCAGGGGCGCAAGGCCGCGGTGGACCGCAAGAACACCATCCACACGATCTCCGCCGCCGACGCGCAGGAGTTCAAGCGCAAGGCGCGCCTGGTCGAAGTGGAGTGGGTGGAGGACATGGGCAAGCGCGGATTCGACGGCCGCAAGCTGCTCGACACCGCACGCGCCCTGATCGACAAGCACGGCAAGGCCACCAAGGCCTGA
- a CDS encoding PHA/PHB synthase family protein — protein sequence MNSVPEWVDATQQFQKSLSDSWHSAMQSFGGLAQGATPALPQVPHLTFSPEKLQALQQAYIKEVAQLWNGGLNGHAASGDRRFATEAWAANPVAGFSAAIYLLNARALLGLVEAAETDAKTKARLRFAVEQWMAASAPSNFMCLNAEAQKRAIETKGESIARGIQNLLKDIQQGHVSMTDESVFEVGHNVAMTEGAVVFENELFQLIEYKPSTGKVHEKPFLFVPPCINKFYILDLQPENSVVRYMVEQGHRTFMMSWRNPDDSLADKNWDDYVDGGAIEAIRVVQEITGAKQINALGFCVGGTILGTALAVLAARGEKPVASLTLLTSLLDFSQTGVLDVFIDESYVKFREMQMGRSGLLKGQELASTFSFLRPNDLVWNYVVGNYLKGETPPPFDLLYWNSDSTNLPGPMYAWYLRNTYFENNLIKPGHCTVAGKKVDLRKVDLPVYIYGSREDHIVPIGGAYGSTQVLPGKKRFVMGASGHIAGVINPPSKNKRSYWTNDKLPKTQEEWLKGAKEHPGSWWTDWSAWLKPHAGKLIAAPKNYGKGSKYKAIEPAPGRYVKAKA from the coding sequence ATGAATTCTGTACCGGAGTGGGTCGACGCCACTCAGCAATTCCAGAAGAGCCTCAGCGACAGCTGGCATTCGGCGATGCAGTCGTTCGGGGGCCTGGCCCAAGGCGCGACGCCTGCCTTGCCGCAGGTGCCGCATCTGACTTTCTCGCCCGAGAAACTCCAGGCCCTGCAGCAGGCCTATATCAAGGAGGTGGCCCAGTTGTGGAACGGCGGGCTGAATGGCCATGCCGCATCGGGCGACAGGCGTTTCGCCACCGAGGCCTGGGCCGCCAATCCGGTCGCCGGCTTTTCCGCCGCCATCTACCTGCTCAATGCCCGTGCCCTGCTCGGACTGGTGGAGGCCGCGGAAACAGATGCGAAGACCAAGGCCCGCCTGCGATTCGCGGTGGAGCAATGGATGGCGGCTTCGGCGCCCAGCAACTTCATGTGCCTCAATGCCGAAGCGCAGAAGCGGGCCATCGAGACCAAGGGCGAAAGCATCGCGCGCGGCATTCAGAACCTGCTCAAGGACATCCAGCAGGGCCATGTGTCCATGACCGACGAGAGCGTGTTCGAGGTCGGGCACAACGTGGCCATGACCGAGGGCGCCGTGGTGTTCGAGAACGAGCTGTTCCAGCTCATCGAATACAAGCCGTCGACGGGCAAGGTCCACGAGAAGCCTTTCCTGTTCGTGCCGCCTTGCATCAACAAGTTCTACATCCTCGACCTGCAGCCTGAGAACTCGGTGGTGCGCTACATGGTGGAGCAGGGCCATCGCACCTTCATGATGAGCTGGCGCAATCCTGACGATTCGCTCGCCGACAAGAACTGGGACGACTATGTCGACGGCGGCGCCATCGAGGCGATACGCGTCGTGCAGGAGATCACCGGCGCCAAGCAGATCAACGCGCTCGGCTTCTGCGTGGGCGGCACCATTCTCGGCACCGCGCTCGCCGTGCTGGCGGCCCGCGGGGAGAAGCCGGTGGCATCCCTGACGCTGCTGACGTCCTTGCTGGACTTCTCGCAGACCGGCGTGCTCGACGTTTTCATCGACGAGTCGTACGTCAAGTTCCGCGAAATGCAAATGGGCCGCAGCGGCCTGCTGAAGGGCCAGGAACTGGCATCGACTTTCAGTTTCCTGCGACCCAACGACCTGGTCTGGAACTATGTGGTGGGCAACTACCTGAAGGGCGAAACACCGCCGCCCTTCGACCTGCTGTACTGGAACAGCGACTCCACCAACCTGCCCGGGCCGATGTATGCCTGGTACCTGCGCAACACCTATTTCGAGAACAACCTGATCAAGCCTGGCCATTGCACCGTGGCAGGCAAGAAAGTCGACCTGCGCAAGGTGGACCTGCCCGTCTACATCTACGGTTCGCGCGAGGACCACATCGTGCCGATCGGTGGCGCCTACGGCTCCACGCAGGTGTTGCCCGGCAAGAAGCGCTTCGTCATGGGCGCCTCCGGCCACATCGCCGGCGTGATCAATCCGCCATCGAAGAACAAGCGCTCGTACTGGACCAACGACAAGCTGCCCAAGACCCAGGAAGAGTGGCTCAAGGGCGCAAAGGAACATCCCGGCAGCTGGTGGACCGACTGGTCCGCCTGGCTGAAACCGCACGCGGGCAAGCTGATCGCTGCGCCCAAGAACTACGGCAAGGGCAGCAAGTACAAGGCGATCGAGCCGGCGCCCGGCCGCTACGTCAAGGCCAAGGCCTAG
- a CDS encoding TRAP transporter small permease translates to MRILEALAKACAILAGLLLTGITLMTCGSLIGRNTTGQSIVGAFELTAVAAGAAIALFMPLCQVRRGNIIVDFFTARARPATTDKMDRLGALVLAAIFALLAWRTTLGGLNSYSTHSETQIMGFPEWIVYAAMVPAFVLAGLIALYQSVVGFGRTEEAETAI, encoded by the coding sequence ATGCGCATCCTGGAAGCATTGGCCAAGGCCTGCGCCATCCTGGCGGGCCTGCTGCTCACGGGCATCACCCTGATGACCTGTGGCAGTCTGATTGGCCGCAACACGACCGGCCAATCCATCGTCGGCGCCTTCGAGCTCACTGCGGTGGCGGCCGGGGCGGCGATCGCGCTGTTCATGCCGCTGTGCCAGGTGCGACGCGGCAACATCATCGTCGACTTCTTTACCGCCAGGGCGCGGCCGGCCACCACCGACAAGATGGACCGCCTGGGTGCGCTGGTGCTGGCCGCCATCTTCGCCCTGCTCGCCTGGCGCACCACGCTGGGGGGCCTGAACAGCTACTCGACGCATTCCGAGACCCAGATCATGGGCTTCCCCGAATGGATCGTGTACGCGGCCATGGTGCCGGCATTCGTGCTGGCCGGCCTGATCGCGCTGTACCAGTCGGTGGTCGGTTTCGGCCGCACCGAGGAAGCGGAGACCGCGATATGA
- the maiA gene encoding maleylacetoacetate isomerase codes for MKLYNYFRSSASFRVRIALELKGLPYEYLPVHLVKGEHKQPGYGAVSPSGLVPTLVNDSGEHLGQSLAIMEYLDETHPRPPLLPADPVGRAKVRALAQLVACEIHPLNNLRVLKYLVRELKLDEERKNAWYRHWVREGLELYERELAQLPSSTYSFGDTPTLADCCLVPQIFNGMRFNTSFDGLTRTMAAYEACMKHPAFQQAQPSSCPDNEA; via the coding sequence ATGAAGCTGTACAACTACTTCCGCTCGTCGGCCTCGTTCAGGGTGCGCATCGCCCTCGAACTCAAGGGGCTGCCCTACGAGTACCTGCCGGTGCACCTGGTCAAGGGCGAGCACAAGCAGCCCGGCTATGGCGCCGTGTCGCCCTCGGGCCTGGTGCCCACGCTGGTCAACGACAGCGGTGAGCACCTGGGGCAGTCGCTGGCGATCATGGAATACCTGGACGAAACGCACCCCCGGCCGCCCCTGCTGCCGGCCGATCCGGTGGGCCGCGCCAAGGTGAGGGCGCTGGCGCAGCTGGTGGCCTGCGAGATCCACCCGCTGAACAACCTGCGCGTGCTCAAGTACCTGGTCCGCGAACTCAAGCTGGACGAGGAACGCAAGAACGCCTGGTATCGCCACTGGGTGCGCGAAGGGTTGGAACTATATGAACGCGAGCTGGCGCAGCTGCCGTCCTCGACCTATAGCTTCGGCGACACGCCGACACTGGCGGACTGCTGCCTGGTGCCGCAGATCTTCAACGGCATGCGCTTCAACACCTCGTTCGACGGGCTCACGCGCACCATGGCCGCCTACGAGGCCTGCATGAAACATCCGGCGTTCCAGCAGGCGCAGCCCTCGAGCTGCCCGGACAACGAAGCCTAG
- a CDS encoding fumarylacetoacetate hydrolase family protein: MSYVINPAPAATVPVTGTSERFPVHRIYCVGRNYVEHAKEMGFTGREAPFFFLKPADTALPVAQGETGTMAYPSLTKDLHHEIELVVAIGTGGRNIKAADAHKHIYGYAVGLDMTRRDLQGEMKKQGRPWCIGKAFEQSAPIGAITPAAQAGDVTQAEIWLKVNGQDRQRSTVSKLIWNIGEIIEHVSTAWELAPGDLIYTGTPEGVAAVTAGDTLEGGVAGLATLSVKIAPAR, from the coding sequence ATGAGTTACGTCATCAACCCCGCGCCCGCGGCGACCGTCCCGGTCACCGGCACGTCGGAACGCTTCCCGGTGCACCGCATCTACTGCGTGGGCCGCAACTACGTGGAGCACGCCAAGGAGATGGGCTTCACCGGCCGCGAAGCGCCCTTCTTCTTCCTCAAGCCCGCCGACACCGCGCTGCCGGTGGCGCAGGGCGAGACCGGCACGATGGCCTACCCGAGCCTCACCAAAGACCTGCACCACGAGATCGAACTGGTGGTGGCGATCGGCACCGGCGGACGCAACATCAAGGCCGCGGATGCGCACAAGCACATCTACGGCTACGCCGTGGGCCTGGACATGACGCGCCGCGACCTGCAGGGCGAGATGAAGAAGCAGGGCCGCCCCTGGTGCATCGGCAAGGCCTTCGAGCAGTCCGCGCCCATCGGTGCGATCACGCCCGCCGCGCAGGCCGGCGATGTGACGCAGGCCGAGATCTGGCTCAAGGTGAATGGCCAGGACCGGCAACGCAGCACGGTCTCCAAGCTGATCTGGAACATCGGCGAAATCATCGAGCACGTCTCGACGGCGTGGGAGCTCGCGCCCGGCGACCTGATCTACACGGGCACGCCCGAAGGCGTGGCGGCGGTGACGGCGGGCGACACGCTGGAAGGCGGCGTGGCCGGCCTGGCCACCCTGTCGGTCAAAATCGCACCAGCGCGTTGA
- a CDS encoding acetyl-CoA C-acetyltransferase produces the protein MEDIVIVSATRTAVGKFGGALAKIPATELGAIVVKEALARAGLDPAQVGEVIMGQVLAAGAGQNPARQALLKAGLPKEVPGLTINAVCGSGLKAVMLAAQAIAWGDSEIVVAGGQENMSAAPHVLLNSRDGQRMGDWKMIDSMIVDGLWDVYNQFHMGMTAENVARQHGVTREQQDALALASQQKAAAAQDAGKFKDEIVPVAIPQKKGDPLLFDADEFINRKTGAEALAGLRPAFDKSGTVTAGNASGINDGAAAVVVMSAKKAAQLGLKPLARIAAFGTSGLDPATMGMGPVPATRKVLQRTGWNAADVNLFELNEAFAAQACAVNKELGVDPAKVNVNGGAIAIGHPIGASGCRVLVTLLHEMKRREAKRGIAALCIGGGMGVSLAVEGL, from the coding sequence ATGGAAGACATCGTCATCGTTTCCGCAACCCGAACCGCCGTGGGCAAATTCGGCGGCGCGCTCGCGAAGATTCCCGCGACCGAACTCGGTGCCATCGTCGTCAAGGAGGCGCTGGCCCGCGCCGGCCTCGATCCGGCGCAGGTCGGCGAGGTGATCATGGGCCAGGTCCTGGCCGCGGGCGCCGGCCAGAACCCGGCGCGCCAGGCGCTGCTCAAGGCCGGCCTGCCCAAGGAGGTGCCCGGCCTGACCATCAACGCCGTGTGCGGCTCGGGCCTGAAGGCCGTCATGCTGGCCGCGCAGGCGATCGCCTGGGGCGACTCGGAGATCGTGGTGGCCGGCGGCCAGGAGAACATGAGTGCGGCGCCGCACGTGCTGCTGAATTCGCGCGACGGCCAGCGCATGGGCGACTGGAAGATGATCGACTCGATGATCGTCGACGGCCTGTGGGACGTGTACAACCAGTTCCACATGGGCATGACGGCGGAGAACGTCGCCAGGCAGCATGGCGTCACGCGCGAGCAGCAGGATGCGCTGGCCCTGGCCAGCCAGCAGAAGGCGGCCGCGGCGCAGGACGCCGGCAAGTTCAAGGACGAGATCGTGCCGGTGGCCATCCCGCAAAAGAAGGGCGACCCGCTGCTGTTCGACGCTGACGAGTTCATCAACCGCAAGACCGGCGCCGAAGCGCTGGCCGGCTTGCGTCCGGCGTTCGACAAGAGCGGCACGGTGACCGCGGGCAATGCATCGGGCATCAACGATGGCGCGGCGGCCGTGGTGGTGATGAGCGCGAAGAAGGCGGCTCAGCTCGGCCTCAAGCCGCTGGCGCGCATCGCCGCGTTCGGCACCTCGGGCCTGGATCCCGCGACCATGGGCATGGGTCCAGTGCCGGCCACGCGCAAGGTGCTGCAGCGCACCGGGTGGAACGCGGCCGACGTGAACCTGTTCGAGCTCAACGAGGCGTTCGCGGCCCAGGCGTGCGCGGTGAACAAGGAACTCGGCGTCGACCCCGCCAAGGTCAACGTCAACGGCGGTGCGATCGCGATCGGGCACCCCATCGGCGCGTCGGGCTGCCGTGTTCTCGTGACGCTTTTGCATGAGATGAAGCGGCGCGAAGCCAAGCGGGGTATCGCTGCGCTGTGCATCGGCGGCGGCATGGGGGTTTCCCTCGCCGTCGAGGGCCTCTGA
- the pgeF gene encoding peptidoglycan editing factor PgeF produces MSLSDLLTIVPEWPAAPGVRALCTTRAGGVSAGPYRSLNLGDHVGDDPAAVTENRRRLSEALGARAVFMRQVHGQRVALLDERTLDGIEADACVASTPGLACTIMVADCLPLLFASGDGRTVGAAHAGWRGLAGGVIEAAVGAMTQAPQGPQAADLLVWLGPCIGPANFEVGEEVKTAFEQHDGAAAAHFRAASAGKWLADLQGLARQRLQAQGITRIFGNDGSTPWCTVADPSRFFSHRRDRVSGRLAAAICIDG; encoded by the coding sequence ATGTCACTGTCCGACTTGCTCACGATCGTTCCCGAATGGCCGGCGGCGCCGGGCGTGCGCGCGCTGTGTACGACGCGCGCGGGCGGTGTGTCGGCCGGCCCGTACCGCAGCCTGAACCTGGGCGATCACGTGGGCGATGATCCCGCGGCGGTCACCGAGAACCGCAGGCGCCTGTCGGAGGCGCTCGGCGCCCGCGCGGTGTTCATGCGCCAGGTCCACGGCCAGCGCGTGGCCCTGCTCGACGAGCGCACGCTCGACGGCATCGAGGCGGACGCGTGTGTCGCCAGTACGCCGGGTTTGGCCTGCACGATCATGGTCGCCGACTGCCTTCCGCTGCTGTTCGCGAGCGGCGACGGCCGCACGGTGGGGGCCGCCCATGCCGGCTGGCGCGGCCTTGCCGGCGGCGTGATCGAAGCGGCCGTGGGCGCGATGACCCAGGCTCCTCAGGGGCCGCAGGCAGCGGACCTGCTCGTGTGGCTGGGACCTTGCATCGGTCCCGCCAACTTCGAGGTTGGCGAAGAGGTGAAGACGGCCTTCGAGCAACACGATGGCGCCGCAGCGGCGCACTTCAGGGCCGCGAGCGCAGGCAAGTGGCTGGCCGACCTGCAGGGCCTCGCACGCCAGCGGCTTCAGGCCCAGGGCATCACGCGCATCTTCGGCAATGACGGGAGCACGCCCTGGTGCACCGTGGCCGATCCCTCACGGTTCTTTTCGCACCGGCGCGACCGGGTCAGCGGGCGCCTGGCCGCCGCGATCTGCATCGACGGCTGA